Proteins encoded within one genomic window of Nitrospira sp. SG-bin1:
- a CDS encoding glycoside hydrolase encodes MEEVDEQTIGQGYPRPQLRRANWTNLNGLWDFTMDPFAVWQHPKEVPWRNVIHVPFAPETERSGIGEKDFFKSCWYRRSISLSKLRREERCLLHFGAVDYRSTVWIDGQCLGSHEGGYTPFSFDVTEHLADRERHELVVRAVDLPNDLQQPRGKQDWQREPHLIWYPRTSGIWQTVWLEQVPDRHIQSIRYTPNLSRWEIGLNVGLAGRDMEGMRVKAVLRVKGQLLAEDSYSVSAGEVHRRIALSDPGIDDSRNELLWSPRSPTLIDVTLELLNARGDVLDRVESYTALREISIQGDRIILNGRAVQLRFVLDQGYWPETGMTPPDDAALRRDVELAKQMGFNGVRKHQKIEDPRYLYWADRLGLLVWEEMPSAYRFTTKSVERLKHQWEEVLHRDYNHPCIIGWVPFNESWGVPNLPDNAAERHYVQALYHLTKTIDPTRPVVGNDGWESVATDIIGIHDYDKEPARMALRYQTTDMRVRLFLHERPGGRLLMLQGQESGPLQAEHPIVLSEFGGIAIKGERTWGYVKSQDADELERRYVELLAMVHGLQLLAGFCYTQFADTYQEANGLLHADRRPKFSIERMSEATRGPEHHPMLESDQETQAT; translated from the coding sequence ATGGAAGAGGTTGACGAACAGACCATTGGTCAAGGCTATCCTCGCCCGCAACTGCGTCGAGCCAACTGGACCAATCTGAACGGCCTTTGGGACTTCACCATGGATCCGTTCGCCGTGTGGCAACATCCGAAAGAAGTGCCGTGGCGGAACGTCATTCACGTCCCTTTCGCCCCCGAAACGGAACGCAGCGGCATCGGCGAGAAGGATTTCTTCAAGTCTTGCTGGTATCGGCGGTCCATCTCCTTGTCGAAACTCCGCCGTGAAGAACGGTGCCTGCTCCACTTCGGAGCCGTGGATTACAGGTCCACCGTGTGGATCGACGGCCAGTGTCTGGGCTCGCATGAAGGCGGGTACACCCCCTTTTCGTTCGACGTCACGGAACACTTGGCGGACCGAGAGCGGCATGAGCTGGTCGTTCGGGCCGTGGATCTGCCGAACGATCTCCAACAGCCGCGTGGAAAGCAAGACTGGCAACGGGAGCCCCACCTCATCTGGTACCCGAGAACGAGCGGAATCTGGCAGACCGTCTGGCTGGAACAGGTGCCGGATCGCCATATCCAGAGCATCCGCTATACCCCCAATTTGAGCCGCTGGGAAATCGGCCTCAATGTGGGTCTCGCCGGGCGTGACATGGAGGGGATGCGGGTGAAAGCCGTCCTGAGGGTGAAGGGGCAGCTGCTCGCCGAAGACAGCTACAGCGTGTCGGCCGGCGAGGTGCACCGACGCATCGCGTTGTCCGATCCAGGCATCGACGACTCACGGAATGAATTGCTCTGGAGTCCCCGCTCTCCGACGCTGATCGACGTCACGCTGGAGCTGCTCAACGCGCGCGGGGACGTCCTCGATCGGGTCGAAAGTTACACGGCGCTGCGGGAAATCTCCATTCAAGGGGACCGCATCATTCTGAACGGGCGAGCGGTGCAACTCCGGTTCGTGCTGGATCAAGGGTACTGGCCGGAGACGGGCATGACGCCTCCTGATGATGCGGCGCTGCGGCGCGACGTCGAATTGGCGAAGCAGATGGGGTTCAACGGCGTGCGTAAACATCAGAAGATCGAAGACCCCCGGTATCTCTATTGGGCCGATCGCCTCGGCCTGCTCGTCTGGGAAGAAATGCCGAGCGCCTACCGCTTCACGACCAAATCGGTGGAACGGCTGAAGCATCAATGGGAGGAAGTGCTGCACCGAGACTACAACCACCCCTGCATCATCGGATGGGTGCCGTTCAACGAATCCTGGGGCGTGCCGAACCTCCCGGACAATGCGGCGGAACGCCACTATGTACAGGCGCTCTATCACCTGACGAAAACGATCGATCCGACCAGGCCAGTGGTCGGGAACGACGGGTGGGAAAGCGTGGCGACCGACATCATCGGCATTCACGACTATGACAAGGAACCCGCCCGCATGGCGCTGCGCTACCAAACGACCGATATGCGCGTACGACTGTTCCTGCACGAGCGGCCGGGCGGGCGCCTGCTCATGCTGCAGGGGCAAGAATCCGGACCATTGCAAGCAGAACATCCCATCGTATTGTCCGAATTCGGCGGCATCGCGATCAAAGGGGAACGGACATGGGGCTATGTCAAAAGCCAGGACGCCGACGAACTCGAACGCCGATACGTCGAGTTGTTGGCCATGGTGCACGGGCTGCAACTGCTTGCCGGATTTTGTTACACCCAATTTGCGGACACTTATCAAGAAGCGAACGGGCTGCTCCATGCCGACCGTCGACCGAAATTTTCAATCGAGCGGATGTCCGAAGCGACCCGCGGACCCGAGCATCATCCGATGCTGGAATCCGACCAGGAGACCCAGGCGACATGA
- a CDS encoding UDP-galactopyranose mutase yields the protein MYDYLIVGAGFAGSVAAERLAAGFGKRVLIVDKRAHIGGNAYDAYDEQGILIHRYGPHIFHTNSKDVFDYLSRFTAWRPYQHRVLASVDGQLVPIPINLDTINRLYGMTLTGPEVEQFFASKAEPVAVPRTSEDVIVGKVGRELYEKFFRNYTRKQWALDPSELDAQVTARVPVRTNRDDRYFTDTYQAMPLHGYTRMFERMLVHPNITIVLNTDYRDLIGEVNYKKMIFTGPIDEFFDYRYGSLPYRSLEFRFETVHRPLVQPVAVINHPNDYSYTRVTEFKHITGQDHHWTSLVYEYPQAEGDPYYPVPRPENTALYRRYDALAQATSGVHFVGRLATYKYYNMDQVVAQSLSLCTKLTGASRHDLIEVSQNGHPAVGGSRVHG from the coding sequence ATGTACGATTATCTGATCGTGGGAGCGGGATTCGCAGGCAGCGTCGCGGCGGAGCGCCTGGCCGCCGGATTCGGCAAGCGGGTCTTGATCGTCGATAAGCGAGCGCACATCGGCGGGAACGCCTACGACGCCTACGACGAGCAGGGAATTCTGATCCATCGGTACGGCCCGCACATTTTTCACACCAACAGCAAGGATGTCTTCGACTACCTATCCCGTTTCACGGCCTGGCGGCCGTATCAACACCGCGTTCTGGCTTCGGTGGATGGGCAGCTGGTTCCCATTCCAATCAATCTGGATACCATCAATCGGCTATATGGGATGACGCTGACCGGTCCGGAAGTCGAACAATTCTTCGCCTCGAAGGCCGAGCCCGTGGCCGTGCCGCGCACGTCCGAAGACGTCATCGTCGGCAAAGTCGGTCGCGAACTCTACGAAAAATTTTTTCGCAACTACACGCGCAAGCAATGGGCGCTCGATCCGTCCGAGCTGGACGCCCAAGTGACCGCGCGCGTCCCGGTGCGCACCAACCGGGACGATCGCTATTTTACCGACACCTACCAAGCGATGCCGCTCCACGGGTACACCAGAATGTTCGAGCGGATGCTGGTCCATCCCAACATCACCATCGTGCTCAATACCGACTATCGGGACCTTATCGGTGAAGTGAACTATAAAAAAATGATTTTCACGGGACCGATCGACGAGTTTTTCGACTACCGATACGGTTCGCTGCCTTACCGGTCCCTGGAGTTCCGTTTCGAAACCGTGCACCGGCCTCTGGTGCAACCGGTCGCGGTGATCAACCATCCGAACGACTACTCGTACACGAGGGTGACGGAGTTCAAACACATCACCGGACAAGATCATCACTGGACGAGCCTGGTCTACGAATACCCGCAGGCGGAAGGCGATCCGTACTATCCCGTCCCGAGGCCGGAGAACACGGCTCTCTACCGCAGGTACGATGCGTTGGCCCAGGCCACGTCGGGAGTCCATTTCGTGGGTCGTCTGGCCACGTACAAGTACTACAACATGGATCAGGTGGTGGCCCAGTCGCTTTCATTATGCACCAAACTGACGGGCGCATCGCGCCATGATCTCATCGAGGTGTCACAGAATGGCCATCCAGCTGTGGGCGGGAGTCGAGTGCACGGTTAA
- a CDS encoding dTDP-4-dehydrorhamnose reductase — MISSRCHRMAIQLWAGVECTVNRVGDRYFDQLVRNGHERRPDDIDRFASLGVAAMRVPVLWERTAPRGLSSASWEWSDRCLHRLTEYGIRPIVGLIHHGSGPPDTNLLDPDFPSKLAAFAEAAARRYPWVEAYTPVNEPLTTARFSGLYGHWYPHRQDDRSFLRALLNQCRATALSMQAIRSVIGSAQLVQTEDAGHTYSTPMLTYQARFDNARRVLGFDLLTGRMSPDHPLLGYLAHHGITDEELGWFTAHPCPPDVIGLNYYLTSDRLLDERLERYPSWSHGGNGRHAYADVPAVRAWRDGITGFEKLLAYFWDRYRIPVALTEAHLGCTREEQMRWLKEAWDGARLAASRGADVKAVTAWSLLGTYDWNKLVTEETGFYEPGIFDVRGPAPRRTALARMMQNLSSRGDFEHPLLGEVGWWRQPSRFHFPPVGPEDAQDSKPADMVASGDGTPAAGRNHPIVIIGANGTLGHAFERLCAQRGIPARALARAQLDITDARAVDRVLGEIRPWAVVNAAGYVRVDQAEGDTVRCLRDNAGGARHLAETCSRYGIKLLTFSTDLVFDGLRTSPYLESHSIAPLNVYGRSKAEAERAVSRTLPSALIVRTSAFFGPWDSANFVAHVLRDLGQGRNVRTADLVVSPTYVPDLVQASLDLLIDDERGIWHISNRGAVSWYDFARTAAGMASFDPSLIEPCEPSALGWSALRPSYSALGSERGWLLPCWEESLERYVGDRHTTWTSWTSC; from the coding sequence ATGATCTCATCGAGGTGTCACAGAATGGCCATCCAGCTGTGGGCGGGAGTCGAGTGCACGGTTAACCGGGTCGGCGATCGCTATTTCGATCAATTGGTCCGCAACGGTCATGAGCGTCGACCGGACGACATCGATCGGTTTGCCTCGCTGGGCGTTGCCGCCATGCGCGTTCCCGTGCTGTGGGAGCGCACGGCTCCCCGCGGGCTATCGAGCGCCTCATGGGAATGGTCGGACCGATGTCTTCATCGGCTCACGGAATACGGTATCCGTCCGATCGTCGGCCTCATCCATCATGGCAGCGGTCCTCCCGACACGAATTTGCTGGACCCCGATTTTCCATCGAAGCTGGCGGCGTTCGCCGAAGCCGCCGCCCGACGATATCCCTGGGTCGAGGCCTACACACCGGTGAACGAACCGCTGACCACGGCTCGTTTCAGCGGCTTGTACGGACATTGGTATCCCCACCGGCAGGACGACCGGTCCTTTCTCCGGGCCTTACTGAACCAGTGTCGCGCGACCGCGCTCTCCATGCAGGCGATTCGCTCGGTGATCGGGTCGGCGCAGCTCGTACAGACCGAAGACGCGGGCCACACCTACAGCACGCCGATGCTTACGTATCAAGCCCGGTTCGACAACGCGCGCCGGGTGCTCGGCTTCGATCTCCTCACGGGGCGCATGAGTCCGGATCATCCCTTGTTGGGCTATCTCGCCCATCATGGAATCACGGACGAAGAGCTGGGATGGTTCACGGCTCATCCTTGTCCGCCGGACGTGATCGGACTCAATTATTACCTGACCAGCGACCGTTTGCTTGACGAGCGCCTTGAGCGCTATCCCTCCTGGTCCCATGGAGGGAACGGGCGTCATGCGTACGCGGATGTCCCGGCCGTGCGGGCGTGGCGGGACGGCATTACCGGATTCGAGAAGTTGCTGGCCTACTTTTGGGATCGCTATCGCATCCCGGTCGCCTTGACCGAAGCTCATCTCGGCTGCACCAGGGAAGAACAAATGCGCTGGCTCAAGGAAGCCTGGGACGGCGCGCGCCTCGCGGCATCTCGCGGAGCCGACGTGAAGGCCGTGACGGCCTGGTCGCTGCTGGGCACGTACGATTGGAATAAATTGGTGACGGAAGAGACGGGATTCTATGAGCCGGGAATTTTCGATGTGCGCGGTCCGGCGCCGCGGCGGACCGCGCTCGCCCGCATGATGCAAAATCTTTCATCGCGTGGTGACTTCGAGCATCCGCTCTTGGGCGAGGTCGGCTGGTGGCGGCAGCCTTCCCGGTTTCACTTTCCTCCGGTGGGACCGGAGGACGCTCAGGATAGCAAGCCGGCCGACATGGTCGCGTCGGGCGACGGCACACCGGCCGCCGGCAGGAATCATCCGATCGTGATCATCGGCGCCAATGGAACGTTGGGCCATGCGTTTGAACGACTCTGTGCTCAGCGCGGCATTCCGGCTCGGGCTCTGGCACGCGCGCAACTCGATATCACGGACGCGCGCGCCGTCGATCGGGTGCTCGGCGAAATCCGCCCGTGGGCCGTCGTCAACGCCGCGGGGTACGTCAGGGTGGATCAGGCGGAAGGCGACACCGTCCGATGTCTCCGCGACAACGCCGGCGGCGCACGACATCTTGCCGAGACCTGCAGCCGATACGGGATCAAGCTCCTCACGTTTTCGACTGATCTCGTTTTCGATGGGCTTCGAACGTCCCCCTATCTCGAAAGCCATTCTATCGCTCCGCTGAACGTCTACGGCCGGAGCAAAGCCGAGGCCGAGCGCGCGGTATCGCGGACCCTGCCGTCCGCATTGATCGTCCGCACGAGCGCCTTCTTCGGACCGTGGGATTCGGCGAACTTCGTCGCCCATGTCCTCCGTGACCTCGGTCAAGGACGCAACGTTCGTACGGCGGATTTAGTGGTATCTCCCACGTATGTGCCCGATCTCGTCCAGGCGAGCCTGGATCTATTGATCGATGATGAGCGAGGCATCTGGCACATTTCCAACCGCGGAGCGGTGTCCTGGTATGACTTCGCGCGAACCGCGGCCGGTATGGCTTCATTCGATCCGTCGCTGATCGAACCTTGCGAGCCGTCGGCGTTGGGGTGGTCGGCGCTGCGCCCGTCGTACAGTGCCTTGGGCAGCGAGCGAGGCTGGCTCCTGCCATGCTGGGAAGAGTCGCTCGAACGGTATGTGGGCGATCGGCACACGACCTGGACATCGTGGACCTCGTGCTGA
- a CDS encoding galactose-1-phosphate uridylyltransferase: MTSPPPTVPLYKEVLHKPDGRMLILYGREPIVAQEAPNPPGERPAPSSHFRWHPFRGEWVAYADYRQHRTFLPAPEHNPLAPTVDTARPTELPSGRYDVAVFENRFPTLSRDAGRPPESLTDTRPGTGVCEVIVYTQDPTASLGTLPLEHLEIVLASLGDRYKELGERPDIQYVMPFENRGVEVGVTLHHPHGQIYAYPFVPPIPAGELRRQAEFFHAHGRGLLAAHLEAEQRDGRRMLYDGAHAVAFVPSFARYAYEAWVAPKRPAPSLADLSPAERRDAARALKTLLLKYDGLWGRAFPYVMVFHQAPTDGVLHPEAHLHLECYPAYRMPGRLKYLAGSELGAGVFTSDTLPESKAAELQQVAVHLD, encoded by the coding sequence ATGACTTCGCCCCCCCCAACCGTCCCGCTCTACAAGGAGGTACTGCACAAACCGGATGGGCGCATGCTGATTCTCTACGGACGAGAGCCGATCGTCGCGCAGGAGGCTCCGAATCCGCCGGGTGAGCGGCCCGCGCCTTCGAGTCATTTTCGTTGGCATCCTTTTCGAGGAGAGTGGGTCGCCTATGCCGATTATCGCCAGCATCGCACCTTCCTGCCCGCGCCCGAACACAATCCGCTCGCTCCGACGGTGGATACGGCTCGACCGACGGAGCTTCCCTCGGGCCGGTATGACGTCGCCGTGTTCGAGAATCGCTTTCCGACGTTGTCGCGCGATGCAGGCCGGCCGCCGGAGTCATTGACGGACACGAGGCCAGGCACGGGGGTGTGCGAGGTCATCGTCTATACGCAGGATCCGACGGCGTCGTTGGGTACGTTGCCGCTCGAACATCTTGAAATCGTCCTGGCGTCGTTGGGCGACCGTTATAAAGAGCTCGGAGAAAGACCGGACATCCAGTACGTCATGCCCTTTGAAAACCGCGGCGTCGAAGTCGGCGTCACGTTGCATCACCCGCATGGGCAAATCTACGCCTACCCCTTCGTGCCTCCGATTCCGGCCGGCGAACTCCGTCGGCAAGCGGAGTTTTTCCATGCGCATGGGCGGGGACTGCTCGCGGCACATCTCGAAGCGGAACAACGGGACGGACGGCGGATGCTCTATGACGGGGCGCACGCCGTCGCCTTTGTCCCGTCGTTCGCCCGCTATGCGTATGAAGCGTGGGTAGCGCCTAAACGGCCCGCCCCCTCGCTGGCCGACCTTTCTCCCGCCGAGCGACGGGATGCGGCCCGCGCCCTCAAAACCCTCCTCCTGAAATACGACGGATTGTGGGGCCGTGCCTTTCCCTATGTCATGGTTTTCCATCAGGCCCCCACCGATGGAGTTCTGCATCCGGAAGCGCATTTGCATCTCGAATGCTATCCCGCCTATCGCATGCCGGGACGGCTCAAGTATTTGGCCGGCAGCGAACTGGGGGCGGGCGTATTCACCTCGGACACGTTGCCGGAATCCAAGGCGGCGGAGTTGCAACAGGTGGCGGTGCACCTTGACTGA
- a CDS encoding glycosyl transferase, with the protein MSLNQSIESSTSPDILCLSHLRWNWVFQRPQHLLTRAAGKRRVFFVEEPVFDATSAPFMELTSPHSDVIVAVPRLPRDSNGAEIEAIQSRLLQSLLEEQAVRRYLLWYYTPMALPFSRDLTPLATIYDCMDQLAGFAGAPPEIFALERELLERCDLLFTGGLSLYEAKRTGHANAHCFPSSVDVEHFRRAREGVIDPGDQAPIPHPRIGYFGVIDERLDVNLIAAVAKLRSHWHFVFVGPTAKIDAGSLPQAANIHYLGSKQYQELPAYVGGWDVAWMPFARNQATRFISPTKTPEYLAAGKPVVSTSIRDVVRTYGDHGFARIADSPQDTVRAMQDSLLDDPHDRLIKVDSLLRNQSWDETWKRMDSLISEVSAGMPAVRS; encoded by the coding sequence ATGTCCTTGAACCAATCGATCGAATCCTCCACGAGTCCGGATATTCTGTGTCTTTCGCACCTGCGTTGGAATTGGGTGTTCCAGCGTCCGCAACACCTCTTGACGCGCGCCGCCGGAAAACGCCGGGTCTTCTTCGTCGAAGAACCGGTGTTCGACGCGACCAGCGCTCCTTTCATGGAACTTACTTCCCCGCATTCCGACGTCATCGTTGCCGTCCCACGTCTGCCCCGTGACAGTAACGGAGCAGAGATCGAGGCGATCCAAAGCCGGCTGCTCCAGTCATTGTTGGAAGAACAAGCCGTTCGGCGCTACCTCCTCTGGTACTACACCCCCATGGCGCTGCCGTTTTCACGCGATCTGACGCCCTTGGCCACCATCTACGATTGCATGGATCAGCTGGCCGGCTTTGCCGGCGCTCCCCCGGAAATCTTCGCGCTCGAACGGGAACTCCTCGAACGCTGCGATCTCTTGTTTACCGGCGGACTCAGTCTCTATGAAGCGAAACGGACCGGTCATGCGAACGCGCATTGCTTTCCCAGCAGCGTCGATGTGGAGCATTTCCGCCGGGCTCGAGAAGGCGTCATCGACCCGGGAGATCAAGCGCCGATTCCCCATCCCCGCATCGGATACTTCGGAGTCATCGACGAACGATTGGATGTGAACCTCATCGCCGCCGTGGCGAAGCTCCGAAGCCATTGGCATTTCGTCTTCGTCGGGCCGACGGCGAAAATCGACGCGGGCTCGCTCCCTCAGGCGGCGAACATCCATTATCTCGGGTCCAAACAGTATCAAGAGTTGCCGGCTTACGTCGGCGGATGGGATGTCGCATGGATGCCCTTCGCGCGCAATCAAGCGACCCGTTTCATCAGCCCGACCAAAACCCCCGAATATCTGGCGGCGGGCAAACCGGTCGTCTCGACTTCCATTCGTGATGTGGTGCGTACCTACGGCGACCACGGCTTCGCGCGCATCGCCGACTCTCCGCAGGATACCGTCCGCGCGATGCAGGACAGCCTCCTCGACGATCCTCATGACCGATTGATCAAGGTGGATTCATTGCTTCGAAATCAATCGTGGGACGAGACCTGGAAAAGAATGGACTCATTGATCAGCGAAGTATCGGCCGGCATGCCCGCGGTGAGATCGTAA